Genomic segment of Saprospira sp. CCB-QB6:
AGGTTACCGCTATCCCACTATCGCCGAACGCTATATCACTACTTTCGTAGGGGACCCCAATGGTACAGGCCTAGAAATCCGCGCCAACCCAGAACTAGAATCTGAAACAGGCTGGTCTGCCGAACTCGGTATCAAACAAGGCTTCATGATCACTTCTAACTGGAAGGGCTTTGTCGATGTCTCTTTCTTCTGGACCCAATACCAGAATATGATGGAGTTCTCTTTCGGTGGCGGAGATACTGCCGCTATCAATCAAATTACCTTGGAAGGCGTGGAAAATGGTTCTACCCCCATCTTCTTCCAATCAGCCAATATCGGAAATACCAATATCCGCGGTGCAGAATTTAGCGTAATGGGTACCGGTAAAATCGCTGGCGTAGATATGAACCTACTCGCTGGCTATACTTACCTAGATCCCCGCTTCCAAGATTTTGACGAACGCCAAAAACTCCTTAGCTCTAACGATACAACCAATATCCTTAAGTATCGCGCCCGCCATACTGTTAAGTTCGATGCCGAAGCCTTTTTCCTCAAAGAAAATAACCTCTCTGTCGGACTCTCTGTTAACGCTAGCAGTAGTATGCTCGCTATTGATAAGGTATTTCAAGATCTCGTTTTCTCGGATAATGATCTGCCTTTAGGACCAGCAGATGCTTTCGGTATCGGCCGCTACCGCCAACACGTTAATAGTGGCGAATATGTGAACCTCAGCGCCCGCGTTGGCTACCGCCACGCTTTCAAAAATGCTGAAGGCGAAGAAAAATGGGGCGCTAAGATCTCAGTCGTAGGCAAAAACTTGCTCAACCAAGAGTATACTTTGCGCCCCGCTCTAGTAGCCGCCCCCGCTAATGTTACCGTACGCCTAGATTTCGATTTCTAGTCTCCTCCTACTAATTTTTTATAGCCTCTATTCTGCCTAAGAATAGGGGCTATTTTTTGCCCCCCCCCCCGCCTTCGGCGGGCGCTACGTTTACTCCCTTCGGTCGTCGAACTGCGCCCTAAAGGGCTTGTTGTCGCAGCTCGCTGTTGTTTTGGGGCCTCCGCTGCGGCTTCGCCTTGCGGCGCTACGTTTCGCAGCTCGCTATTCGCTCGGCCCTGCGGCAGCAAAGCTGCCTGGGTCTGGCCTGCGGCCACTGCTGCACATCGCTAGGCCAAGAATGATATTGCTCCGCAATGTTTTTATGGAATGCGGCTTAAAACCCATATTGATTTAAATCTTTTGGCTTTTTATCTATTTCATCTTAGTTAGTTGATCCTCCTCTAGTTATGGGCTGAAGGTTTTAACCTTCGGCCCATTTTATTAGGTCTAGTATGACCTCCCTTCTTGCTGTGGGTTGAAACCCACAGGGCTATATAATAGCGTGATTTCGGAGCCAAACCCCAAACAATTCAAAGGGAAAGCTATTCGGGATTTGTAAAATGGCATTTGTAAAGTATAGCAAGCTATTTGAGACTGTTCAGGATTTTGTGTATTAGAATAAAATTTGGGCCTTTAGCTTGTTTAATTTTATGAGGGTTTCAACCCTCATTTATATATTATTGCGAAGCAATACCATTTTTGCTGTAGGTTTTAACCTACAGACATGGTAAGTCCCTTTTATGCGTGTAGAGGCGGCAAAGCCGCCGGCTGAGGGGCTGTAGCAGGGCCGCCGCAGGCGGCAGACCCAGCGGGCGCAGCCCGCGCAGGGCCGAGCAGAGCTGCGAGCTGCGCAATGGCCCGACCCAAGGCCGCAGGCCGCAGGGGCAGCCCCAAAACAAAAAAAAAGGAGCTGGCCTCCACAACCAACTCCTTGCTTCCAAAAATAAACAAACAAAGAAGATTAACCCTTGATAAATAGCTTTTGCTGTCTGAAGGTCCCGCTAATATTTTGGACCACTAATTCAAAAGCATATTGTCCAGCAGGCAGTTGGCTACAGTCGTAGGCCAGTTGTTGCAAGCCAGCAGAAAGATCAGATTTAATAATTTGTCCCAGTTGTTGCCCCGAAATACTCACAATATTGAGCTGTACATTGGCAGTTTGTAGGAGTTGAAAGCTGAAGAATACTTGATCTTTGGCGGGATTGGGAAAAGCCTTGAGCTGGCTAAATTGTCCGCCTGTTTCTAAGCTATGTTCTTCTACCCCCAAAACGCCAAGGCTGATACCAATGGTTTTGCTGGCGGTATAGCCGTTGGTCGTATCGCCGCTAACGGTCATTAGTTCATCGGTATAAGAGTCGCTAAAAACCATATCATTACTATTCGTAAAGCTGTTGGTTCCGCTAGTGGCATAATAGCTATCAACAGTACTATTGATGCTATCGGGAAAGGCCAATTGGCTAGTTAATAGCAGGTTATTGGAGCTATCAAAAACTTGGATATGAATATGGGTGGCCCGAGGGGTATACCAGCCGGGGTAGATGCTTGTAAAATTTACGGTACCATTGCTGTCGGTATATTGTATTCCTCTGAGCCAGGTAGTTCCAGCATTATTTACTGTTCCATCAATGCCAGGTTGGCCATCATAGGCGGAATAGTAGCCCCTTTTATTGCAATGCCAAACATCTACTCTTAGGCCAGCTACTGCTAGGCAGTTATTATCAATATTTTGAATCGTAATGCTAAAATTAAGGGGAATCCCCGTTTGGGTTCCCTCAGTAATATCAGAACGCAGCAAAGTAGAGCTAGTAATAGAAGAGGGGGCGGGGTAGGGGCCTGCGGTTTCTGCGGGCAAGGGGTCGCAGCTCATATTTTCCAAAACCTCTTGGTTGCTTGGTTCATCCATAACATCTTTGAATCCCAAAAAGGGGATTGCTACAGCGCCTAGTCCGATGCGCTTTAAAAAGTCTATTCTTTTCATGCCAGTTCGTTAAACAATCCTTAAAATGTTCTTGGCCCTAGAGACTAGGCGATCTAAGAAGGGTTTAAAGAGTTGTTAAAAAAATCCATCTTTTTTTTGTTTTGATCGTCTATTGCTTTGGATTCAGGTATTCTGAACTTCAACTAGAACACTAAAAGCATAAAAATGAATTGGAAGCTAAAAGCAGTGGTCCAAAAAGGCATTTCCTTTTTACCGCCCCCCTTTGACCATAAAGTGAATTACCTCATGCAAAAATATGTGACCAAGGGCGTGCAGCTCTCGGAGGCCTATTTTCTGGA
This window contains:
- a CDS encoding dioxygenase family protein translates to MKRIDFLKRIGLGAVAIPFLGFKDVMDEPSNQEVLENMSCDPLPAETAGPYPAPSSITSSTLLRSDITEGTQTGIPLNFSITIQNIDNNCLAVAGLRVDVWHCNKRGYYSAYDGQPGIDGTVNNAGTTWLRGIQYTDSNGTVNFTSIYPGWYTPRATHIHIQVFDSSNNLLLTSQLAFPDSINSTVDSYYATSGTNSFTNSNDMVFSDSYTDELMTVSGDTTNGYTASKTIGISLGVLGVEEHSLETGGQFSQLKAFPNPAKDQVFFSFQLLQTANVQLNIVSISGQQLGQIIKSDLSAGLQQLAYDCSQLPAGQYAFELVVQNISGTFRQQKLFIKG